GTGCTGCTGGTTAGTGTCGGCAGCGCGCGGCCAATGGGGAGGGCCAGTGTCGCAGTGACAGATGGAGTTGCTGTCAGAGATGCGGTGATGTGCGCGGTGGTGCTTGCGGTAACGTTACTGCTGGCAGTGTAGGTGCCGTCCGTTGTTACCGAGCCTGAATCAGTGCGCCACGTGATGGATTGTGTTGTTGAGGCTCCGTTGAGCAGTGCCGTAAACTGCGTGCTCTCTCCTTCGCGAAGAGAGGCTGCAGCGGTGCTGACGGTCAGTGTCTGCGAGATGCCCTTACCGGAAGCGGTAACAGTCAGCGAGCCGGTGCTCGTGGCAAATGTAATACCTCCGGTCAAGGTACCGGACTGATCCGGTGTAAACAGTACAGCCATGGTGCACTTCGCGTTGGCACCAAGTGTGCCAAGACAGAGAGAAGTATCCGAGTGGAAGCTGCCGGTAACGTTGATGCTCTGCACCGTTGCTGCGGCGGTGCCGGTGTTGCTGAGAGTAATGTTCTGTGCAGCGCTGGCGGCGCCTACCGAGGTGTCAGGGAAGGCGAGTTGTGTCCCGCTCAATGTCAATAGCGGCGCACCGGAGGAGGTGCTGCCTGACGATCCGGCGCCGGAAGTAGAGTTGGAGACTGCGGATGTGCCAGACTGGCCTGTACCGCATCCATACAGAACGATCGACGCTCCAAGTGCAAGGTGGAGAACCACATCTCCCATGTGCTTTCTGAAAATGCGAATCCGCTGCCGCTCAGCCATTGCTCTGCTCCCTGCACAGGCTTATCGGCGACGGATAGGAATATCGCTGCGCTGTTGCAAGATCGGACAGTGCACTGGTTGCAGCACACATAACGCCAAAAGCTGCCGTCTGGACCGCACTTCTGGAGACCGCTGTGTGGACTGCGAGGATGATCCGTTAAAATCACATACGTGAACGGAAATTACCGTGTTCTTCGTGGAACCCTGCTGGCAGTCGCGGCAATGTTCTTCGCGTTGCACGCCGTACACCTGACTGCTGACTTCCCCAATCACTCCCCTTGGATGGATTGGGCCAAGTACACGGACGAGGGCTGGTATGGCGATGCCGCTATCCGCTACTTCCTGCGGGGCAACTGGTACGTCTCAGGCGACTTCAACCCTGCCGTCGCGCTCCCCGTCTGGCCGCTCCTGGAAGCCATCGTCTTCTCCATCTTCGGCGTCAGCCTGGCCACGGCACGCGGCCTGGCCATCGGGGTCTTCGGCGGCATTCTGCTCGTGACCTATCTGCTGCTTCGCCGCATGCGCCAGGCCTCACTGGTACCGGCCGTAGCGGTTTTGTTATTGGCGGTAAGTCCATTCATCTACGCATTCAGCCGGCTCGCCATCCTGGAACCATTGCTGATCTTGCTCACCCTGCTCGGTCTATACGCAGGATCCTTTGTGCGGCCGGCGGCGACGGGACGCACGAGATGGCTACCGGCGATTGCTCTTGGCATCATTCTGCCCCTCATGGTGCTGACCAAGACGACAGCGGTCTTTCTGCTTCCCGCCATCTTCTGGATGGTCTTCGCGCAGTCTGAATACAACTGGCGTGAGGCGCTGCGGTTCGCGCTGCCGGCAGGCGTAACTGCCGCCGCGATCTGGGGCGGATACTTCCTGCTCTTCGTCCGGCCATATTACCTGGCAGACTACCGTTACCTGTTCAGCGCAAATCAGTACACCAGCTTCAATAAAGAGCCTTTATGGAAGGTGATCGCCAATACCTTCCGCGACGGCATGTGGATGGGACGGGCCTCCTACTTCCTGGTTGCCATCGCG
This genomic window from Terriglobus albidus contains:
- a CDS encoding ArnT family glycosyltransferase produces the protein MNGNYRVLRGTLLAVAAMFFALHAVHLTADFPNHSPWMDWAKYTDEGWYGDAAIRYFLRGNWYVSGDFNPAVALPVWPLLEAIVFSIFGVSLATARGLAIGVFGGILLVTYLLLRRMRQASLVPAVAVLLLAVSPFIYAFSRLAILEPLLILLTLLGLYAGSFVRPAATGRTRWLPAIALGIILPLMVLTKTTAVFLLPAIFWMVFAQSEYNWREALRFALPAGVTAAAIWGGYFLLFVRPYYLADYRYLFSANQYTSFNKEPLWKVIANTFRDGMWMGRASYFLVAIALGAVVLTHRKAWRNPLYVSLLLWVGGYFFFLAYHNNLQPRYYLVIAVPLTILLAISLTLLSEDRAMVRGAAAAALTIVAVLHAAETVHYVRNPEYTYLNAARRIRSLIDADPRGNHLVLSISGSNLALMTGLPAICDDFGTMALDQRVAAYKPGWFITWNLVEDDKMDALAPLYKLTRVAEYPALDDPERNLLIVYRLDPKAATPAPTKKKTRRRPQFMATSLRDGEAKVSLDDE